A portion of the Thermosipho atlanticus DSM 15807 genome contains these proteins:
- a CDS encoding isoamylase early set domain-containing protein — MVKKIFILVILSIVILSFSNVYVENDKVFFSFEYDAEQVYLAGNFNNWSPTSLPMKNVNGIWMISLELQPGEYQYKFVVNGEQWIEDPDAPSFVDDGFGGKNGAFLLANENGKLVIKPVGESVEEKMEYEYNENREDTIFVDGEGYVVIRYYNPEADYVMIAGDFNDWDPESLEMYEIDDGWWEAVLELDPGVYQYKFVVNGEQWVEDPNAFAYAPDGFGGKNSVLEVYVENGRLSVKAPGLSGLTNEVVEKEVEEVPLGVSVINGKVYFKVEKKEASKAYLAGSFNNWDPQSIEMKMVDGYWQVSLELSPGSYQYKYVFIINGNQNWKEDPYSPAYVPDGFGGKNSAFNLVKKDGELTIEAPEEVSSQSQVGISGNYSFNLTYKYDPTNILQGVSFTNSLTLVFTPSDEINFALNFSGANIEYAQLNFGWKNFTIMAHYNTPIDYPIEGARNGIYIAYKDMLFGDIGINNNQVSFLVGINFNNFSVSYGSNYFNNENTILAGYNFDYLGIDSNVLGGVSIETFNPMVFLQINGSNWSVDLLYKENSLSTNFVMFKWEMLGKYSFLDGTYNFSLYVPVFEKFQLFGGYEHKISTDEFSGGLGLYDDDYNVNLGIRFEMSNIYIDIFGNVSF, encoded by the coding sequence ATGGTAAAGAAAATTTTTATTTTAGTTATATTGTCAATAGTTATACTTTCATTTTCAAATGTTTATGTTGAAAATGATAAAGTATTTTTTTCGTTTGAATATGATGCAGAACAAGTATATTTAGCTGGTAATTTTAACAATTGGTCTCCTACATCTTTACCAATGAAAAATGTGAATGGGATATGGATGATTTCACTAGAACTTCAACCAGGTGAATATCAATATAAATTTGTGGTAAATGGAGAACAATGGATAGAGGATCCAGATGCTCCTTCTTTTGTTGATGATGGATTTGGAGGGAAAAATGGAGCGTTTCTTCTTGCTAATGAGAATGGTAAGTTAGTAATAAAACCAGTTGGGGAAAGTGTAGAAGAAAAAATGGAATATGAATATAACGAAAACAGAGAAGACACAATATTTGTTGATGGAGAAGGATATGTGGTTATAAGATATTACAATCCTGAAGCAGACTATGTAATGATAGCTGGTGATTTTAATGATTGGGATCCAGAAAGTTTAGAAATGTACGAAATTGATGATGGATGGTGGGAAGCAGTACTTGAACTTGATCCTGGGGTTTATCAATACAAATTTGTAGTGAATGGGGAACAATGGGTAGAAGATCCAAATGCTTTTGCATATGCTCCGGATGGTTTTGGAGGAAAGAATTCTGTTCTCGAGGTCTATGTAGAAAACGGAAGACTATCAGTAAAAGCTCCAGGATTATCTGGTTTAACAAATGAAGTTGTTGAAAAGGAAGTTGAGGAAGTTCCTTTGGGAGTTAGTGTTATTAATGGAAAAGTTTATTTCAAAGTGGAAAAAAAGGAAGCTTCAAAAGCTTATCTTGCAGGGAGTTTTAACAACTGGGATCCTCAATCAATAGAGATGAAAATGGTAGATGGTTATTGGCAAGTTTCATTAGAGTTAAGTCCTGGAAGTTATCAATACAAATATGTGTTTATTATTAATGGTAATCAAAACTGGAAGGAAGATCCATATTCACCTGCATATGTTCCAGATGGCTTTGGAGGGAAAAATTCGGCTTTTAATCTTGTGAAAAAAGATGGTGAATTAACCATTGAAGCCCCTGAAGAGGTATCTTCACAATCGCAAGTTGGTATCAGCGGAAATTATTCTTTCAATTTAACTTATAAATATGATCCTACCAACATTTTACAAGGTGTTAGCTTTACAAATTCGTTAACTTTAGTTTTTACTCCTTCAGATGAGATCAATTTTGCTTTAAATTTTTCTGGGGCCAATATAGAATATGCACAACTAAATTTTGGATGGAAAAATTTTACAATTATGGCTCATTACAATACCCCAATTGATTATCCAATAGAAGGAGCAAGAAACGGAATTTATATTGCATATAAAGATATGTTATTTGGAGATATTGGGATTAATAACAATCAAGTATCTTTCCTCGTTGGTATTAATTTTAACAACTTTTCAGTTTCATACGGAAGTAACTATTTTAACAACGAAAATACCATATTAGCGGGGTATAATTTCGATTATTTAGGAATTGATTCCAATGTTTTAGGTGGAGTTTCAATTGAAACTTTTAATCCCATGGTATTTTTACAAATAAATGGTAGCAACTGGAGCGTAGATTTACTTTATAAAGAAAATTCGCTTTCGACTAATTTTGTAATGTTTAAATGGGAAATGCTTGGGAAGTATTCTTTCTTGGATGGTACTTACAATTTCTCCTTGTATGTTCCAGTTTTCGAAAAATTCCAATTGTTTGGTGGTTATGAACATAAAATATCTACTGATGAATTTTCCGGAGGGTTAGGACTATACGATGATGATTATAATGTGAATTTAGGAATTAGATTTGAAATGTCAAATATCTACATTGATATTTTTGGAAATGTGAGTTTTTGA
- the rbsK gene encoding ribokinase: protein MISVVGSSNMDIVLSVEQFTKPGETQKAKKLEFFPGGKGSNQAVTVAKLSNQKLYFLTCIGNDSYGKFLKRRYDELNISGYNVVDESNGLAFIEVTQWGENRIIIFQGANNYLTKKLVEERIDILIKSNMVLLQNEIPFSTTIYVAEIFKKSGKIVIFDPAPVEGISKEIFEYVDYLTPNEEEIRLLTIKFFGKFISLEDSYHKFRKLGLKKLLVKLGDKGIKYFDETQIIEQPSFKVKAVDTTAAGDVFNGAFAVALTEGKNIKEAIKFATAAAAISVTRKGAQSSIPTKQEVEKFLKYY from the coding sequence ATGATATCGGTTGTAGGTAGTTCTAATATGGATATAGTATTATCAGTAGAACAATTTACAAAACCTGGTGAAACTCAAAAGGCAAAAAAATTAGAGTTCTTTCCTGGAGGAAAGGGTTCAAATCAGGCTGTTACAGTAGCAAAATTATCAAATCAAAAATTATATTTTTTGACTTGTATAGGTAATGATTCATATGGAAAGTTTTTAAAAAGACGATATGATGAACTAAATATATCAGGTTATAATGTTGTTGACGAAAGTAACGGTTTAGCTTTTATTGAAGTTACTCAATGGGGAGAAAATAGGATAATTATTTTTCAAGGAGCAAACAATTATTTAACTAAAAAACTAGTTGAAGAAAGAATAGATATTCTTATCAAATCTAATATGGTTCTTCTTCAAAATGAAATACCATTTAGTACAACTATATATGTAGCGGAAATATTTAAAAAAAGCGGTAAAATAGTAATTTTTGATCCTGCACCTGTTGAAGGTATATCTAAAGAAATATTTGAATATGTTGATTATTTAACTCCAAACGAAGAAGAAATTAGATTATTAACAATTAAATTTTTTGGTAAATTTATTTCTTTAGAAGATAGTTATCATAAATTTAGAAAATTAGGATTGAAAAAACTTTTAGTTAAATTAGGAGATAAAGGGATTAAATATTTTGATGAAACACAAATAATTGAGCAACCATCGTTTAAAGTCAAAGCAGTTGATACAACAGCAGCTGGAGATGTGTTCAATGGAGCATTCGCTGTTGCTTTAACTGAAGGAAAAAACATAAAAGAAGCTATTAAATTTGCTACAGCTGCTGCAGCAATATCTGTAACAAGAAAAGGAGCGCAAAGTTCTATACCAACAAAGCAAGAAGTGGAAAAGTTCTTAAAATATTATTAA
- a CDS encoding ABC transporter permease codes for MSWRNVLKKLKEYPAIVGFFGIVIFFSLLSDRFLSLSNFINVFRQVSIQAIIAFGMTLVIISGGIDLSVGSVLAFSAVVMASIVKGGSVFLGILAALLVGAILGAVNGLIITKGKIQPFIVTLATMAIARSLTLVYSQGMPITGFPRSFRTIGRGDVLGIPIPIIIMFIVFGIIYYISMYTKLGLYTYAIGGNEIAAKLSGVKVDKYKIIIYTISGLLSAASAIILTSRLNSAQPTFGTGYELDAIAAVVLGGASLAGGKGSVVGTLFGALIMGILNNGLNLLNVSPFYQQGVKGIVILIAVLLEREN; via the coding sequence ATGAGTTGGAGAAATGTTTTAAAAAAACTCAAAGAGTATCCAGCGATAGTAGGTTTTTTTGGAATAGTGATTTTCTTTTCTTTGTTAAGTGACAGGTTTTTGTCTCTATCAAATTTTATTAATGTGTTTAGACAAGTTTCTATCCAAGCAATTATTGCTTTTGGTATGACTTTAGTAATTATTTCTGGTGGTATTGATTTATCGGTTGGTTCAGTTTTGGCTTTTTCAGCAGTTGTAATGGCTTCGATTGTGAAAGGCGGCTCGGTATTTTTGGGTATATTAGCTGCATTACTTGTTGGGGCAATTTTAGGAGCTGTTAACGGGCTAATTATTACCAAGGGAAAAATTCAACCGTTTATTGTTACACTGGCCACTATGGCGATTGCAAGATCTTTAACTTTAGTTTATTCTCAGGGGATGCCGATAACAGGTTTTCCACGTTCTTTTAGAACAATAGGTCGAGGAGATGTCTTAGGAATTCCGATTCCGATTATTATAATGTTTATTGTATTCGGGATTATTTATTATATATCCATGTATACAAAACTGGGGCTTTATACATATGCAATAGGTGGTAATGAAATTGCCGCAAAACTTAGTGGAGTAAAAGTAGATAAATATAAAATAATTATTTATACAATAAGCGGACTTCTTTCAGCTGCAAGTGCTATTATTCTTACTTCACGTTTAAACAGTGCTCAACCTACATTTGGTACGGGATATGAATTAGATGCTATTGCAGCGGTTGTTTTGGGAGGGGCTAGTTTAGCAGGTGGTAAAGGTTCTGTTGTTGGTACTTTATTTGGAGCTTTGATTATGGGCATCTTGAATAATGGGTTAAATTTACTTAATGTTTCTCCATTCTACCAACAAGGTGTAAAAGGTATAGTCATATTAATTGCGGTGTTGCTTGAAAGAGAAAACTAG
- the rbsD gene encoding D-ribose pyranase codes for MKKTGIFNSEISRIIARLGHKDKIAIVDMGFPIPNCVERIDIVLDYGKPTFEEVLKVILKELKVEGIVIAKESSKAFEQIFRKNIPEVEIKKVTHEELKAAIKEVVAVIRTGDVTPYSNAILISGVIF; via the coding sequence TTGAAAAAGACTGGAATTTTTAATTCTGAAATTTCAAGAATAATAGCTAGATTAGGACATAAAGATAAGATTGCAATTGTTGATATGGGATTTCCTATTCCTAATTGTGTGGAAAGAATAGATATAGTTCTTGATTATGGCAAACCAACATTTGAAGAAGTTTTAAAGGTAATATTAAAAGAGTTAAAAGTTGAAGGAATAGTTATTGCAAAAGAATCTTCGAAAGCTTTTGAACAGATTTTTAGGAAAAATATTCCCGAAGTTGAAATTAAGAAAGTTACACATGAAGAACTTAAAGCTGCTATTAAAGAAGTGGTAGCTGTCATAAGAACGGGTGATGTTACGCCATACAGTAATGCAATACTAATTTCTGGGGTGATTTTTTAA
- a CDS encoding LacI family DNA-binding transcriptional regulator translates to MGKHSIKEVAKKAGVSISTVSRVLNNSAPVSEKLRRKVEKAIEELGYYPSHLAKSLRKGETGTIGFILPDITNPFFANIVRGAEDYLRNEGYNLILCNSDQNQMQEIELLKVLISKNIDGLLFTGTGSSNPLLLEKIQHGLKVVFLDRIIQGINSSYVIIDNKKGMNLLLDYLIGKGHKNFVFINGNKETFSARIRYETFVKRIRTENLKFKHYFTEFSYEAGYSKAKKLKELPDVILCGNDLIAYGVIDALEEKGYKVPEDVSVTGFDDIPFSKHFKPPLTTVYQPMYEMGKKAAELLLKIIKGEKLINKGVILSPQLIIRESTKEMVNK, encoded by the coding sequence ATGGGAAAACATAGTATTAAGGAAGTAGCAAAAAAAGCAGGTGTATCAATTTCAACAGTTTCAAGGGTATTAAATAATTCTGCACCAGTTTCAGAAAAATTAAGACGGAAAGTAGAAAAAGCTATAGAAGAGCTTGGATATTATCCCAGCCATTTAGCTAAAAGTTTAAGAAAAGGTGAAACTGGAACAATAGGATTTATTCTACCAGATATTACTAACCCATTTTTTGCAAATATTGTTAGAGGAGCAGAAGACTATTTAAGAAATGAAGGATATAACTTAATTTTATGCAATTCAGACCAAAACCAGATGCAAGAAATAGAACTTCTCAAGGTTTTGATTTCTAAAAACATTGATGGATTACTTTTTACGGGTACTGGATCTTCCAATCCGTTGTTATTGGAAAAGATTCAACATGGATTAAAGGTAGTTTTTCTGGATAGGATTATACAGGGAATTAACTCTTCTTATGTTATTATTGATAACAAAAAAGGAATGAATTTGCTTTTAGATTATTTGATAGGAAAAGGTCATAAAAATTTTGTTTTCATTAATGGAAACAAAGAAACTTTTAGTGCAAGGATAAGATATGAGACTTTTGTTAAAAGAATTAGAACCGAAAATTTGAAGTTCAAACATTATTTTACCGAATTTTCATATGAAGCGGGTTATTCAAAAGCTAAAAAATTAAAAGAATTACCTGATGTAATTTTATGTGGGAATGACTTGATTGCTTATGGAGTAATTGATGCATTGGAAGAAAAAGGATATAAGGTTCCTGAAGATGTGAGTGTTACGGGATTTGATGACATTCCTTTTTCAAAACATTTTAAGCCTCCATTAACTACTGTTTATCAACCAATGTATGAAATGGGAAAAAAAGCCGCAGAATTATTATTAAAAATTATAAAGGGTGAGAAGTTAATAAACAAAGGAGTAATTTTATCACCCCAACTTATTATCAGAGAATCTACTAAGGAGATGGTAAATAAATGA
- a CDS encoding D-ribose ABC transporter substrate-binding protein yields the protein MKKVFFVMLILVMFVVSAFSYKIGLSLSTLNNPFFVTLRDGAIDKAKELGIDLIVVDAQDKPSKQLNDIEDLIQQRVDLIIINPTDSDAIVVAVEEANDAGIPVITVDRGSNGGKVVAHIASDNVLGGAMAAKFIAEMLNGKGKVVELVGIPGTSAARDRGLGFETELKKYPGLVLVAKQTANFNRAEGLTVMENLLEAYPDIDAVFAQNDEMALGAIEAIKAAGKLDKIIVVGFDAIPDAIEAVKKGEMAATIAQQPYLMGQLAVQKAYEYLETHTIYIPVELKLVTE from the coding sequence ATGAAAAAAGTGTTTTTCGTGATGCTTATTTTAGTGATGTTTGTGGTAAGTGCATTTAGCTACAAAATAGGGCTATCTTTGTCTACACTTAACAACCCATTTTTTGTGACTCTTAGGGATGGGGCAATTGATAAAGCAAAGGAATTGGGAATAGATTTAATTGTAGTTGATGCTCAAGATAAACCATCTAAACAACTCAATGATATTGAAGATTTGATTCAGCAAAGAGTTGATTTAATCATTATCAATCCAACAGATAGTGACGCAATCGTTGTTGCTGTTGAAGAAGCAAATGATGCAGGGATTCCAGTTATAACGGTAGACAGGGGTTCAAATGGTGGAAAAGTGGTAGCACATATTGCTTCGGATAATGTATTGGGTGGAGCAATGGCAGCAAAATTTATCGCTGAAATGTTAAATGGAAAAGGTAAAGTTGTGGAACTAGTTGGTATTCCAGGAACGTCAGCTGCAAGGGATAGAGGCTTGGGATTTGAAACTGAATTAAAAAAATATCCTGGACTTGTTCTTGTAGCAAAACAAACAGCTAATTTCAACAGAGCTGAAGGATTAACGGTAATGGAGAATTTACTTGAAGCATATCCTGATATTGATGCTGTTTTTGCACAAAATGATGAAATGGCGTTAGGAGCAATTGAAGCAATAAAAGCTGCAGGAAAACTTGATAAAATAATTGTTGTGGGGTTTGATGCTATCCCCGATGCAATTGAAGCAGTTAAAAAGGGAGAGATGGCAGCTACAATCGCTCAACAACCATATTTAATGGGTCAGCTAGCTGTCCAAAAGGCATACGAATATCTAGAAACCCATACAATTTACATACCAGTTGAGTTAAAATTAGTAACAGAATGA
- a CDS encoding sugar ABC transporter ATP-binding protein yields the protein MGKILEMKKITKTFPGVVALKNVDFDLYEGEVHALLGENGAGKSTLIKIISGVHKPDSGEMIINGKKTLFSNPTEAIKEGIATIHQELNLFEELTVFENIFVGNIEKFTFSKFKMLKFAERLLNELGFPIRAEEKIKNLNTSEKQLVSIAKALSLNAKIIIMDEPTAAITEHETIRLFEIIKDLKKKGISIIFISHRLEEVFEIADRVTVLRDGVLIGTGKIEEFSKEKLIKMMVGRKIEEMYPKFNVITNKEIFRIENLMVGNYVRDVSFNVNRGEIFGIAGLVGSGKLEIALGIYGYLRSKWEKLVLDGKNYLPSKNMLKYGIALVPEDRKQMGLVLDLDVMKNIILPNVDEVTKFGKISWKKSKMIVQEEVEKYAVKVSSIKQKVKTLSGGNQQKVVLSKVLRKRPKIIFLVEPTRGIDVGAKVEVYNIVNRLANEGVGVVFISSELPEIVSLCDRVLVMHRGRSMGILEKDEINQENILKLATGVDI from the coding sequence ATGGGAAAGATATTAGAAATGAAGAAAATTACAAAGACTTTTCCAGGAGTTGTTGCGTTAAAAAATGTAGATTTTGATCTTTACGAGGGAGAAGTTCATGCGTTATTGGGAGAAAATGGTGCTGGAAAAAGCACTTTAATCAAAATAATCAGCGGTGTTCATAAACCAGATTCTGGAGAAATGATTATTAATGGTAAAAAAACACTTTTTTCAAATCCAACAGAAGCTATAAAGGAAGGAATAGCTACCATTCACCAGGAATTAAATTTATTTGAGGAATTGACAGTATTTGAAAATATATTTGTTGGCAACATTGAAAAATTTACTTTTTCAAAATTTAAAATGTTGAAGTTTGCTGAGCGGTTGTTAAATGAATTGGGATTTCCAATAAGGGCAGAGGAGAAAATAAAAAATTTAAATACATCGGAAAAACAATTAGTTTCAATAGCAAAAGCTTTGTCATTAAATGCAAAGATAATTATAATGGATGAACCAACAGCGGCAATTACTGAGCATGAAACTATAAGACTTTTTGAAATAATAAAAGATTTAAAAAAGAAGGGAATTTCGATCATTTTTATTTCGCATAGGCTTGAGGAGGTTTTTGAAATTGCCGATAGAGTGACAGTCTTGAGAGACGGGGTACTTATTGGAACAGGGAAAATAGAAGAGTTTTCGAAAGAAAAGTTAATTAAAATGATGGTTGGAAGAAAAATCGAAGAAATGTATCCAAAGTTTAACGTTATTACAAATAAAGAAATATTTAGAATAGAAAATCTAATGGTTGGTAACTATGTTCGCGATGTTTCTTTCAATGTAAACAGAGGAGAGATTTTTGGTATTGCTGGTTTAGTGGGTTCAGGAAAGTTGGAGATTGCTTTGGGTATATATGGTTACTTGCGTTCAAAATGGGAAAAATTAGTGTTGGATGGGAAAAATTATTTACCAAGTAAAAACATGTTAAAGTATGGAATTGCTTTAGTTCCTGAGGACAGGAAACAAATGGGGCTAGTGTTAGATTTAGATGTGATGAAGAATATAATTTTACCAAATGTTGATGAGGTAACAAAGTTTGGGAAAATTTCGTGGAAAAAATCAAAAATGATAGTTCAGGAAGAAGTTGAAAAATATGCAGTAAAGGTTTCATCAATTAAACAAAAAGTAAAAACTTTGTCGGGAGGAAATCAGCAAAAAGTTGTTTTATCAAAGGTTTTAAGAAAAAGACCGAAAATAATTTTTTTAGTGGAACCAACTAGGGGGATCGATGTGGGAGCAAAAGTTGAGGTTTATAATATCGTAAATAGGTTAGCTAATGAAGGTGTTGGGGTAGTATTTATTTCTTCAGAACTTCCCGAAATTGTCAGTCTTTGTGATAGAGTATTGGTAATGCATAGAGGACGATCCATGGGTATTCTTGAAAAAGATGAAATAAATCAGGAAAATATATTAAAATTAGCGACAGGAGTTGATATTTAA
- a CDS encoding alkaline phosphatase, producing the protein MKKYISLLLSLLLVVIVLGNFGVKNVIYFIGDGMGINQILLASYIEGRTLNIMKAPYVGFATTYSANSLVTDSAAAGTALAAGFKTNNGMIGMLPDGTIVPSIFEVVSKYGVKTGIVVTCRVTHATPGAFYGHVTSRKDENTLAEQLINSSIDVVMGGGWRNFVATGGKRKDGKDLIALAKKKGFDYITTKSELMNYNGDRLLALFSSSHLSAASERSGEQPMLYEMVEKALEILSKDGQPFFLMVEGSQIDWEGHGNDPYGVWKEMMEFDKAIGVALKFLETHPDTLIVVTADHETGGLGLSTGGYTLDTDLVKKYQKTADWMVRNYDVENEQEFKAAVKKFFGIDLTKDDIARLKEAKKSSNPYALGNVFGEIISEKAKIGWTTHDHTAAPVPVFAFGAGAENFGGFMDNTDIPRIIARLAGYSLSRETFVIGTGK; encoded by the coding sequence ATGAAAAAGTACATTAGTCTACTTCTTAGCTTACTTTTAGTGGTTATAGTACTTGGGAACTTTGGTGTGAAAAACGTTATTTATTTTATTGGTGACGGTATGGGAATTAATCAGATACTTCTGGCAAGTTATATCGAAGGAAGAACTTTGAATATCATGAAAGCACCTTATGTTGGATTTGCTACAACATATTCTGCAAATTCTTTGGTTACAGATTCAGCAGCAGCTGGAACGGCTTTGGCTGCAGGGTTCAAAACAAACAATGGAATGATTGGTATGCTTCCTGACGGAACAATTGTACCATCAATTTTTGAAGTAGTTTCTAAATATGGCGTCAAAACAGGAATAGTTGTTACTTGTAGAGTAACTCATGCTACTCCTGGAGCATTTTATGGCCATGTAACAAGCCGAAAGGATGAAAATACACTTGCAGAACAGTTAATTAATAGTAGTATAGATGTTGTTATGGGTGGCGGATGGAGGAATTTTGTTGCAACTGGTGGAAAAAGGAAAGATGGAAAAGATCTTATAGCACTTGCAAAGAAAAAAGGTTTTGATTATATTACAACAAAATCAGAACTTATGAATTACAATGGAGATAGATTACTTGCATTATTTTCTTCCAGTCACCTTTCTGCTGCAAGTGAACGATCTGGCGAACAGCCAATGTTATATGAGATGGTTGAAAAGGCACTTGAAATACTTTCCAAAGATGGACAACCATTCTTCCTGATGGTAGAAGGTTCCCAAATAGACTGGGAGGGTCACGGGAATGATCCATACGGTGTTTGGAAAGAAATGATGGAGTTTGATAAAGCTATAGGTGTAGCATTGAAATTTTTGGAAACTCATCCAGATACGCTTATAGTTGTTACAGCTGATCATGAAACTGGTGGCCTTGGACTTTCTACCGGGGGATATACCCTTGATACTGACTTAGTAAAAAAATATCAAAAAACAGCAGACTGGATGGTTAGAAATTATGATGTTGAAAATGAACAAGAATTTAAAGCAGCAGTGAAAAAATTCTTTGGTATTGATTTGACGAAAGATGATATAGCAAGATTAAAAGAAGCAAAAAAATCATCTAATCCATATGCCCTTGGCAATGTATTTGGAGAAATAATAAGTGAAAAAGCAAAAATAGGATGGACAACACACGATCATACAGCAGCACCAGTACCTGTATTTGCATTTGGCGCTGGAGCAGAGAATTTTGGAGGTTTCATGGACAATACTGATATTCCAAGAATAATAGCAAGATTGGCGGGATATTCCTTGTCAAGAGAAACATTTGTGATTGGAACTGGTAAATGA